From a region of the Sminthopsis crassicaudata isolate SCR6 chromosome 6, ASM4859323v1, whole genome shotgun sequence genome:
- the LRRN4CL gene encoding LRRN4 C-terminal-like protein: MLSSACFLQFVTVVFFLSHLAWSFSSEEYEEEDEEEEEKTPPPNSSLCDYDRCRHLQVPCRELQGPKGTDCLCVAISSAHQPPDPPRLGEVHIWADQGRAAVHWCAPYSHVDKYWLELWEGGALVRTGPPVLYNTSVRRAELEGLKPGGTYTLCVIASNDAGTSYVPEGGGAERVTFPLFGPCRHLSIPPNPQTLVHVAVGMGIVLVCVSSAALLWHFCLRDRWGCPHRPTGPAASRVGEEL, translated from the coding sequence ATGCTGAGTTCAGCCTGTTTCCTGCAGTTTGTgactgttgttttctttttatcacaccTGGCTTGGTCTTTCTCTTCAGAGGAGTATGaagaagaggatgaggaggaggaagagaagaccCCCCCTCCTAATAGTAGTCTGTGTGATTATGACCGATGTAGACATCTGCAGGTGCCCTGTAGAGAACTCCAGGGTCCCAAGGGCACGGATTGCCTCTGCGTGGCTATCTCCAGCGCCCACCAACCTCCAGACCCTCCCCGTCTCGGAGAAGTGCACATCTGGGCAGACCAGGGCCGGGCAGCGGTCCACTGGTGTGCCCCCTATTCCCACGTGGACAAATACTGGCTTGAGCTCTGGGAAGGAGGGGCCCTTGTTCGAACAGGCCCCCCGGTTCTGTACAACACCAGCGTCCGGAGGGCGGAACTGGAAGGACTGaagcctggagggacttacaccCTCTGTGTGATTGCCTCAAACGATGCTGGGACAAGTTATGTTCCGGAGGGGGGTGGGGCAGAGAGGGTAACCTTCCCATTGTTTGGGCCCTGCCGCCATCTTTCCATTCCCCCTAACCCCCAAACCCTGGTACATGTAGCAGTGGGGATGGGAATAGTCCTGGTCTGTGTAAGCTCTGCTGCCTTGCTATGGCATTTCTGTCTCAGGGACCGCTGGGGCTGTCCCCACAGGCCCACAGGTCCAGCTGCTTCCAGAGTCGGGGAAGAACTCTAG